A single Drechmeria coniospora strain ARSEF 6962 chromosome 03, whole genome shotgun sequence DNA region contains:
- a CDS encoding Transcription factor, FAR1-related protein, whose product MFGILEAVTVPTEGVYSTLDDLMQELSNRTQREGYKVVKARSHRGRPGAPTMRVDLCCERGGRPYRCSATKHKTSTKKTDCPWKAKAVDRKMVGGWVLTIICDQHNHEPGTPEPATPSDATGVDDELEDEGEPCRTRTDLGRKPADRIADGPPPDAESQAALQVAGVSDAVLRLSGDTFHRFKNEYRKMSQPERMGILAQMQLRIAAIYAIQNEEVQRQRRQDAQEKRHQDVDGSRTRLEGEGGKHSNHRRGAPRVPHPGNPAVFPHGSVPYQEPRQGQEDAFTQQLAAHQQPEQQGGPHEYATLAHAPALAEMQFQPLAPVTASGEKRTLPSYPLFPGPPKRLRGSRQSQGRRTNSQQPPRDSQRPNAPAGRQPSPPMALANPQQSPTAEPNP is encoded by the coding sequence CAAGGTCGTCAAGGCAAGGTCGCATCGGGGCCGACCCGGAGCGCCAACCATGCGTGTCGACCTCTGCTGCGAGCGCGGCGGGCGCCCCTACAGGTGTTCGGCAACAAAGCACaagacgtcgacgaagaagacggacTGTCCGTGGAAAGCCAAGGCGGTCGACCGCAAGATGGTTGGCGGCTGGGTCTTGACCATCATCTGCGATCAGCACAATCACGAACCGGGAACGCCagagccggcgacgccgtcagATGCcaccggcgtcgacgacgagttggaggacgaaggcgagcCCTGCCGGACACGGACCGATCTGGGAAGGAAACCCGCTGACCGAATCGCAGACGGCCCTCCGCCGGACGCCGAAAGCCAGGCGGCGCTGCAGGTGGCCGGAGTCTCCGATGCTGTCCTTCGACTCAGCGGCGATACCTTTCATCGATTCAAGAACGAATATCGCAAGATGTCTCAGCCGGAACGCATGGGCATTCTTGCCCAGATGCAGctccgcatcgccgccattTACGCCATCCAGAACGAGGAGGTGCAGCGGCAGAGGAGACAGGATGCCCAGGAAAAGCGGCAccaggacgtcgacgggagccgcacgaggctcgagggcgagggaggcaAACACTCGAACCATCGGCGAGGCGCTCCGCGAGTCCCGCACCCGGGAAACCCTGCAGTGTTTCCGCATGGTTCCGTTCCCTACCAAGAACCGCGGCAGGGGCAGGAAGACGCCTTCACACAGCAGCTGGCGGCCCATCAGCAGCCGGAGCAGCAAGGCGGCCCGCACGAGTACGCGACGCTTGCTCATGCGCCGGCCCTGGCCGAGATGCAGTTTCAACCTCTGGCGCCGGTGACCGCCTCTGGTGAGAAACGCACGCTGCCCTCCTACCCGCTGTTCCCCGGGCCTCCGAAGAGACTACGCGGCAGCAGGCAGTCGCAAGGCCGCCGAACAAATTCACAGCAGCCTCCTCGAGACTCTCAGCGGCCCAATGCCCCGGCGGGCCGAcagccatcgccgccgatggctcTGGCCAATCCCCAGCAGTCACCGACTGCAGAACCCAACCCGTAG